A stretch of the Streptomyces venezuelae genome encodes the following:
- a CDS encoding ATP-binding protein translates to MNWLIHDYRESDLASVVHLIDTTAELGQESVFSLAECITALTDRQPAVVAVHQGVPIGAALATVSGERAWVMRIAIASGWRGRGLASALLVELERRLIAARVGRISYVLPEEDLLGEGLLNAGYTRQPAVAYFEKTEPLHGPAAGLLDDLGGRFLANDLWDKVAGMETEKDLIERRVVLPLAEPERAAQHGVRPPRAITLFGPPGTGKTTFARAIASRLGWPFVELLPSRLADEGNLAAALRSAFSRIAELERVLVFIDEVEEIAPVRTEPAQPGGIHGVTNELLKLIPGFREGDERLLVCATNSIRSLDPAFLRPGRFDYLIPIGTPDAGARAAIWSRYTAGRTDVDVAALVGASELFTPADIEHAARIAAQVSFERDLESVGARAAVAVPPGASTEDYLAAVAQCRPTVTPAMTGEFAADITAHARV, encoded by the coding sequence GTGAACTGGCTCATTCACGACTACCGCGAGAGCGATCTCGCATCCGTCGTCCACCTGATCGACACCACGGCCGAACTCGGCCAGGAATCCGTCTTCTCCCTGGCCGAGTGCATCACGGCACTCACCGACCGGCAGCCCGCCGTGGTCGCCGTCCACCAGGGCGTCCCGATCGGCGCGGCCCTCGCCACCGTCTCGGGGGAGCGGGCCTGGGTGATGCGGATCGCCATCGCCTCCGGGTGGCGCGGGCGCGGTCTCGCCAGCGCCCTGCTGGTCGAGCTGGAGCGGCGGCTGATCGCCGCCCGTGTCGGCCGGATCTCGTACGTGCTCCCGGAAGAGGACCTGCTCGGCGAGGGCCTGCTGAACGCGGGCTACACCCGGCAGCCCGCCGTCGCCTACTTCGAGAAGACCGAACCGCTGCACGGACCCGCGGCCGGGCTCCTCGACGACCTCGGCGGCCGGTTCCTCGCCAACGACCTGTGGGACAAGGTCGCGGGCATGGAGACCGAGAAGGACCTCATCGAGCGGCGCGTGGTGCTGCCGCTCGCCGAGCCCGAGCGGGCGGCACAGCACGGGGTCCGGCCGCCGCGGGCCATCACCCTCTTCGGGCCGCCCGGCACCGGCAAGACCACCTTCGCCCGCGCCATCGCCTCCCGGCTGGGCTGGCCCTTCGTCGAACTGCTGCCGTCCCGGCTCGCCGACGAGGGCAACCTGGCGGCGGCGCTGCGCTCCGCCTTCTCGCGGATCGCGGAACTGGAGCGGGTCCTGGTCTTCATCGACGAGGTGGAGGAGATCGCCCCGGTGCGGACGGAGCCGGCGCAGCCGGGCGGAATCCACGGGGTGACGAACGAGCTGCTCAAGCTGATACCCGGATTCCGGGAGGGGGATGAGCGGCTGCTGGTGTGCGCCACCAACTCGATCCGCTCGCTGGACCCGGCGTTCCTGCGGCCCGGCCGGTTCGACTACCTGATCCCGATCGGTACGCCGGATGCGGGGGCGCGGGCCGCGATCTGGTCCCGCTACACGGCGGGGCGTACGGATGTGGACGTTGCGGCGCTGGTCGGGGCAAGCGAGCTGTTCACCCCGGCGGACATCGAGCACGCGGCACGGATCGCGGCACAGGTGTCGTTCGAGCGGGACCTGGAGTCGGTGGGGGCGCGGGCGGCGGTGGCGGTTCCGCCGGGCGCGAGCACGGAGGACTACCTGGCGGCGGTGGCCCAGTGCCGGCCGACGGTCACCCCGGCGATGACGGGCGAGTTCGCGGCGGACATCACGGCGCACGCCCGGGTCTGA